In Corynebacterium aquatimens, one genomic interval encodes:
- a CDS encoding serine/threonine protein kinase, which produces MPQPDHTPESTEAVAFDPFADDTESTEHTQAVAFDPFADDTDDATESAYVPDLSNDLANADLYGDDVVSLLKDLDKLKGTTKHADKQGGEAGLHGSTGVQQQRENTSQRSRREAISTFRERRGTQRAARTVADGMVELPWIPPFDPSAALIDPASATEEKGIPEPQLSPGDVVAEQYEIKGVIAHGGMGWIYLATDRNVAGRVVVLKGLHAEKSRDEASAAAAEREFLADITHPEIVKIFNFIDDPRVPGGFIVMEFVGGPSLRQRRNDQPNHLLPIDLAIGYMLEILPALSYLHSRGVVYNDLKPDNIIVTEDQVKLIDLGAVSGIGAFGFIYGTRGFQAPEVASEGPSIASDIYTIGRTLLALTINMPRDDNGIYVLDLPGPSDEPTFRRYLSYYRLLARCCHPDPKKRFASVEELQRQMLGVLREVIALRDGRYFPARHSLFSPQRTTFGTKHIVFRTDQLIDGIERTVEITATEVVSALPTPLIDRSDVGAGLISGSSYAEPHETLEMLRQAMSTPEYETSAEIPFAVVRAMLDLGLTSQARHWLVNLPDRMRGNWRFHWYHGVTSLMRGDFTTAQADFSQVLDVVPGESAPKLALAAVDELLLQEQGMQTKEILSDYLAQHAAGLDCSLAELPNEFFQENTTFTHDWSTITDNPATLRVNAMRLYSLVWLTNSTTVSSAFGLARQLMFEGEVEMAVDALDRVPQQSRHQRMAKLTTILDLISEPATSTRSFIPRDTPHSHHTPQQHTAQEDTAQQHTAQQHTAAFHEHTDSVHPHSRGANPPAPGTLHTTAAHPLIVEERIRRAARRLEEIPTNEPRLLQIKVAVLRAALEYLRDTGQKETENKAPLFDYPFTQQGLRTGLAITLREQARRAPTARHRHALVDTANKVRPSTWF; this is translated from the coding sequence ATGCCGCAGCCCGACCACACGCCTGAATCCACCGAAGCAGTCGCCTTCGATCCCTTCGCCGACGACACCGAAAGCACCGAGCACACCCAGGCGGTTGCCTTCGATCCCTTCGCCGACGACACCGACGACGCAACGGAATCCGCGTACGTCCCGGATTTAAGCAATGACCTGGCCAACGCGGACCTCTACGGCGATGACGTGGTAAGCCTGCTCAAGGACCTGGACAAGCTCAAGGGAACCACAAAGCACGCGGATAAGCAGGGCGGCGAAGCAGGCCTGCACGGAAGCACCGGTGTGCAACAGCAACGGGAAAACACGAGTCAGCGAAGCCGCAGGGAAGCGATCAGCACGTTCCGTGAGCGTCGCGGTACACAGCGTGCGGCACGAACGGTTGCGGACGGCATGGTGGAGTTGCCCTGGATCCCGCCGTTTGATCCCTCCGCAGCGCTTATTGATCCAGCCTCAGCAACGGAAGAAAAAGGCATCCCCGAACCGCAGTTGTCCCCCGGCGATGTGGTAGCCGAGCAGTACGAAATCAAGGGCGTCATCGCCCACGGCGGTATGGGGTGGATTTACCTCGCTACCGACCGCAACGTTGCCGGCCGCGTGGTGGTGCTCAAAGGCCTGCACGCAGAGAAATCCCGTGATGAGGCCTCCGCGGCTGCAGCTGAGCGGGAGTTTCTCGCCGACATCACCCACCCGGAGATCGTCAAAATCTTCAACTTCATCGATGATCCCCGGGTGCCCGGTGGCTTCATCGTGATGGAATTCGTCGGCGGCCCGTCGCTACGCCAGCGCCGCAATGACCAGCCGAACCACCTGCTCCCCATCGATTTGGCCATTGGGTACATGCTGGAAATCCTCCCCGCACTGAGCTATCTACACAGCCGCGGCGTGGTGTACAACGATCTCAAGCCGGATAACATCATCGTGACGGAAGACCAGGTGAAGCTTATTGACTTGGGCGCAGTAAGCGGAATCGGCGCCTTCGGCTTCATCTATGGCACCCGTGGGTTCCAAGCCCCCGAAGTTGCCTCGGAAGGCCCGTCGATCGCCAGCGATATTTACACCATCGGCCGCACGCTGTTAGCGCTTACAATCAATATGCCGCGCGATGACAACGGCATATACGTGCTCGACCTCCCCGGCCCGTCAGACGAACCCACCTTCCGCCGGTACCTGTCCTACTATCGCCTGCTTGCGCGTTGCTGCCATCCTGATCCCAAGAAACGCTTCGCGTCGGTGGAGGAGCTCCAACGACAAATGCTGGGTGTCTTGCGTGAGGTCATCGCGCTTCGCGACGGCCGGTATTTCCCAGCCCGCCACTCCCTTTTCTCCCCGCAGCGTACGACGTTTGGCACAAAACACATCGTTTTTCGCACGGATCAGCTCATCGATGGAATTGAGCGCACCGTGGAAATCACCGCCACGGAAGTTGTCTCGGCGCTGCCCACTCCCCTGATTGACCGCTCCGACGTGGGCGCGGGACTGATTTCTGGTTCCTCGTACGCGGAGCCCCACGAAACACTGGAAATGCTGCGCCAGGCCATGTCGACCCCGGAATATGAGACCTCTGCCGAAATTCCTTTCGCCGTGGTTCGCGCGATGCTTGATTTGGGCCTGACCAGCCAGGCACGCCACTGGCTGGTCAACCTTCCTGACCGGATGCGCGGCAACTGGCGCTTCCACTGGTACCACGGCGTGACCAGCCTCATGCGCGGGGATTTCACCACCGCCCAGGCCGACTTCTCACAGGTCCTCGACGTAGTACCCGGCGAATCAGCACCGAAACTAGCGCTTGCCGCCGTCGATGAACTGCTCCTCCAGGAACAGGGAATGCAGACCAAAGAAATCTTGAGCGACTACTTGGCCCAACACGCCGCCGGACTCGATTGCTCGCTGGCTGAACTTCCTAACGAGTTCTTCCAAGAAAACACCACCTTCACCCACGACTGGTCCACGATCACCGATAACCCCGCCACCCTCCGCGTCAACGCCATGCGCCTGTACTCGCTGGTCTGGCTAACCAACTCCACTACTGTGTCCAGCGCCTTCGGACTCGCCCGCCAACTAATGTTCGAAGGCGAAGTGGAAATGGCCGTCGACGCCCTGGACCGCGTCCCCCAGCAGTCCCGCCACCAGCGCATGGCCAAGCTCACCACCATCTTGGACCTCATCTCCGAACCCGCCACCAGCACCCGCAGCTTCATCCCCCGCGACACCCCGCACAGCCACCACACCCCACAACAACACACCGCGCAAGAAGACACAGCACAACAGCACACAGCACAACAACACACAGCTGCATTCCACGAACACACCGACTCCGTGCATCCGCATTCACGCGGTGCCAACCCACCTGCCCCAGGCACGCTTCACACCACGGCTGCGCACCCGTTGATCGTGGAGGAACGCATTCGCCGCGCAGCCCGCAGGCTCGAGGAAATCCCCACTAACGAGCCACGCCTGCTCCAAATCAAGGTCGCTGTTCTCCGCGCTGCTCTTGAGTACCTCCGCGATACCGGCCAGAAAGAAACAGAGAATAAGGCCCCGCTCTTCGACTACCCGTTCACGCAGCAAGGCCTGCGCACCGGGCTAGCAATCACCCTGCGCGAACAAGCCCGGCGCGCCCCGACAGCCCGCCACCGTCACGCACTCGTGGACACGGCCAACAAGGTCCGCCCCTCAACGTGGTTCTAG
- a CDS encoding acetate kinase, which produces MSLVLVFNSGSSSVKFQYVDPESTATDTPIVSGLVEQIGEPKGRITIKSEGEEYVKELELHDHHDGMTAAVAFMHETGLDKHRKDAVAVGHRVVHGGRTFSAPALVDHETIQKIGALTPLAPLHNPANISGIKVAQVLLPHLPHVAVFDTGFFNHLPEAAATYAIDKNVAAEHNIRRYGFHGTSHEFVSGLVPELIGRAPEETNQVVLHLGNGASASAIRAGKPIDTSMGLTPLAGLVMGTRSGDVDPGVLLYLLRNGMDVDELDTLLNRRSGLKGLSGVNDFRDVHRLIDMGNDNAKLALEVYLTQLRRIIGGYMIELGRVDAITFTAGVGENDAIVRARAMENLDFYGIKIDDLKNEERSREARVISTEDSTIKVLVVPTNEELAIAQKAAAVAQQQG; this is translated from the coding sequence ATGTCACTTGTCCTAGTTTTTAACTCCGGCTCCTCTTCGGTCAAGTTCCAGTACGTTGACCCGGAATCCACCGCCACCGACACCCCGATCGTCAGCGGCCTGGTGGAGCAGATCGGTGAGCCCAAGGGACGCATCACCATCAAGTCCGAGGGTGAGGAGTACGTCAAGGAACTTGAGCTGCACGACCACCACGACGGCATGACCGCCGCCGTTGCATTCATGCACGAAACCGGCCTGGACAAGCACCGTAAAGACGCTGTCGCCGTTGGTCACCGCGTTGTGCACGGCGGCCGTACCTTCTCCGCTCCGGCGCTGGTGGACCACGAAACTATTCAGAAGATCGGAGCACTGACGCCGCTGGCGCCTCTGCACAACCCGGCTAACATTTCCGGTATCAAGGTCGCGCAGGTGCTCCTGCCGCACCTGCCGCACGTTGCCGTGTTTGACACCGGTTTCTTCAACCACCTGCCCGAAGCCGCGGCAACGTACGCGATTGACAAGAACGTCGCGGCTGAGCACAACATTCGTCGCTATGGCTTCCACGGAACGTCGCACGAGTTCGTTTCCGGTCTTGTGCCGGAACTCATCGGCCGTGCACCGGAAGAGACCAACCAAGTTGTGCTGCACCTGGGTAACGGTGCGTCTGCTTCCGCGATCCGTGCGGGCAAGCCGATTGACACCTCCATGGGCCTGACCCCGCTGGCTGGTCTTGTCATGGGTACCCGTTCCGGTGACGTTGACCCGGGCGTGCTGTTGTACCTGCTCCGCAACGGCATGGATGTCGATGAGCTGGATACGCTGCTCAACCGTCGCTCGGGCCTGAAGGGCCTGTCCGGTGTGAATGACTTCCGTGACGTTCACCGCCTGATTGACATGGGCAACGACAACGCCAAGCTGGCACTCGAGGTTTACCTCACCCAGCTGCGCCGCATCATCGGTGGATACATGATCGAGCTGGGCCGCGTTGACGCCATCACCTTCACCGCCGGTGTCGGTGAGAATGACGCGATCGTTCGCGCCCGCGCCATGGAGAACCTTGACTTCTACGGCATCAAGATCGATGACCTGAAGAACGAGGAACGCTCCCGCGAAGCACGAGTGATCTCCACCGAGGACTCCACAATCAAGGTCCTTGTTGTTCCTACTAACGAGGAGCTGGCGATTGCCCAAAAGGCCGCCGCTGTTGCGCAGCAGCAGGGTTAA
- a CDS encoding helix-turn-helix domain-containing protein — translation MSLAVQRTGSVFLDEAVSAAMREMDVPDGGRLVAKDAHGNETALPSAVSDVLLQVLRSFAEGGRVVVSQIPNELTSHMAADLLGVSRPTLMKWAKEGHIPSFKVGTHSRFHLHEVLEFDRVRREKQGAAFDELREFDYQNFGPINEQRSTE, via the coding sequence ATGAGTTTGGCAGTACAAAGGACGGGTTCCGTGTTTTTGGACGAAGCGGTATCCGCAGCCATGCGTGAAATGGACGTACCTGACGGAGGACGCCTTGTGGCAAAAGATGCTCACGGGAACGAGACTGCACTCCCATCCGCAGTGAGCGATGTCTTGTTGCAAGTCCTCCGCAGCTTCGCGGAAGGCGGGCGCGTAGTTGTTTCCCAGATCCCGAATGAACTAACCAGTCACATGGCAGCGGACCTCTTGGGTGTTTCGCGCCCCACCCTGATGAAATGGGCCAAGGAAGGTCACATCCCGAGCTTTAAAGTGGGCACCCACAGTCGTTTCCACCTCCATGAGGTTCTGGAATTTGATCGCGTACGACGGGAAAAGCAAGGTGCCGCGTTCGATGAATTACGCGAATTCGACTACCAAAACTTCGGTCCGATCAACGAACAGCGTTCGACGGAATAG
- the pta gene encoding phosphate acetyltransferase: protein MSEINSGNASGSKSVLLTLANRNFDGIDLEALASSAGLRLVDLSTLSTDVAELVGADLLGEGDALIAGRGNISFDATVAASLGVPVLLLADDAARGELVSRRVTELGGVLADTVTSVDASVLESAAGVEAHQVQSPEVFENWLIGRAKADKKHIVLPEGEDDRILEAAHQLLKQDVVDLTILGDPQDIEARASKNGWDLSKAEIVDFEHSDLGDSFAEEFAEMRKKKGMTVPEAREIMKDISYFATMMVHRGMADGMVSGAAHTTAHTIKPSFQIIKTSPGSTVVSSIFLMVMRGRLWAFGDCAVNLNPTAAQLGEIAVTSAKTAAQFGIDPKVAILSYSTGTSGTGPDVDRATAAVGKAREIDPELLVDGPLQFDAACDPGVGKSKAPDSPVAGEANVYIFPDLEAGNAGYKIAQRTGNALAVGPILQGLNKPVNDLSRGATVPDIVNTVAITAIQAQGEN, encoded by the coding sequence ATGTCTGAAATTAATTCCGGCAATGCTTCAGGATCTAAGTCCGTACTTCTTACTCTGGCGAACCGCAACTTTGACGGTATCGATTTGGAGGCACTCGCATCGTCTGCGGGTCTGCGTCTGGTGGATCTGTCCACGCTGTCTACTGATGTAGCGGAACTCGTTGGTGCTGACCTGCTGGGCGAGGGTGACGCTCTGATCGCCGGCCGCGGCAACATTAGCTTTGATGCGACCGTCGCTGCGTCGCTAGGCGTTCCGGTGCTTTTGCTTGCGGACGACGCTGCGCGCGGTGAATTGGTGTCGCGTCGCGTGACTGAACTGGGTGGCGTTCTTGCGGACACCGTGACGTCTGTGGACGCTTCCGTGCTGGAGTCTGCTGCTGGCGTCGAAGCACACCAGGTGCAGAGCCCCGAGGTCTTTGAGAACTGGCTGATTGGCCGTGCGAAGGCAGACAAGAAGCACATCGTTCTTCCCGAAGGCGAGGATGACCGCATTCTTGAGGCAGCTCACCAGCTGCTCAAGCAGGACGTTGTGGATCTGACCATCCTGGGTGACCCGCAGGACATCGAGGCGCGTGCTTCGAAGAACGGCTGGGACCTGTCCAAGGCTGAGATCGTGGACTTCGAGCACTCTGATCTCGGTGACTCCTTTGCTGAGGAATTCGCAGAGATGCGAAAGAAGAAGGGCATGACCGTGCCCGAGGCGCGCGAGATCATGAAGGACATCTCCTACTTCGCCACCATGATGGTGCACCGCGGAATGGCCGACGGCATGGTCTCCGGTGCAGCGCACACCACCGCGCACACGATTAAGCCTTCCTTCCAGATCATCAAGACCTCCCCGGGTTCTACCGTGGTCTCCTCGATCTTCCTCATGGTCATGCGCGGCCGCCTGTGGGCATTCGGTGACTGCGCCGTGAACCTGAACCCGACCGCTGCGCAGCTCGGTGAGATCGCCGTAACGTCTGCAAAGACCGCTGCACAGTTTGGTATCGACCCGAAGGTTGCAATCCTGTCCTACTCCACCGGTACCTCCGGCACCGGCCCGGACGTTGACCGTGCAACCGCCGCTGTGGGCAAGGCTCGTGAGATTGATCCTGAGCTGCTGGTGGACGGCCCGCTGCAGTTCGACGCGGCGTGCGACCCGGGCGTCGGTAAGTCCAAAGCTCCGGACTCCCCGGTTGCCGGCGAGGCAAACGTGTACATCTTCCCTGACCTTGAGGCTGGTAACGCTGGCTACAAGATCGCGCAGCGCACCGGTAACGCGCTTGCCGTTGGTCCGATCCTGCAGGGTCTGAACAAGCCGGTCAACGACCTGTCCCGCGGCGCGACCGTTCCGGACATTGTTAACACCGTGGCCATCACCGCTATCCAGGCACAGGGAGAAAATTAA
- a CDS encoding FAD-dependent oxidoreductase: protein MTETASSATTPLRVAVVGSGPAGIYASDLLIKSGVDVSIDLIERMPAPFGLIRYGVAPDHPRIKGIIKSLHSVLDKPQIRLLANVEVGKDVTVEELREYYDAIIFATGAVADKDLNVPGADLKGHYGAAEFVGFYDGNPDFERDWDLTAEKIAIVGVGNVALDIARVLAKTADELHVTEIPDNVYSNLNQSAAKEIHVFGRRGPAQAKFTPLELKELDHSPTIEVIVDPEDIDYDEASEQARRDAKAVDLVCQTLEGYAMRDPKGAPHKLFIHFFESPVEILGDDNGNVTGFVTERTQLDGNGGVTTTGETKTWDVQAVYRAVGYRSDAIKDVPFDDLNAVIPNDEGHVLTEPNGEIVPGLYATGWIKRGPIGLIGNTKSDAKDTTSMLIDDFHAGKLTPAPKRTSEEAFKFFTEEKGLKVTTWEGWHNLDAAEKAAGEAEGRERKKIVEWDDMVRASHPEYEI from the coding sequence ATGACTGAAACCGCCTCTTCTGCTACTACGCCACTCCGCGTTGCCGTGGTCGGGTCTGGCCCGGCTGGCATCTACGCATCGGATTTGCTGATCAAGTCCGGTGTAGACGTAAGTATTGACCTTATTGAGCGCATGCCAGCACCGTTCGGTCTCATCCGCTACGGCGTGGCCCCGGATCACCCCCGTATTAAAGGCATCATTAAATCCTTGCACTCCGTGCTGGACAAGCCGCAGATCCGCTTGCTGGCCAATGTTGAGGTAGGCAAGGACGTGACGGTAGAAGAGCTCCGCGAGTATTACGACGCAATTATCTTCGCCACGGGTGCAGTAGCGGACAAGGACCTTAACGTCCCAGGAGCGGATCTCAAGGGCCACTACGGCGCCGCCGAGTTCGTCGGTTTCTACGACGGTAACCCGGATTTTGAGCGCGACTGGGATCTCACTGCCGAAAAGATCGCCATCGTCGGCGTCGGGAACGTCGCTCTCGATATCGCCCGCGTCCTGGCAAAGACCGCGGATGAGCTCCACGTCACGGAGATCCCGGACAACGTGTACAGCAACCTCAACCAAAGCGCGGCAAAAGAGATTCACGTCTTCGGCCGCCGGGGCCCAGCGCAGGCAAAGTTCACCCCGCTGGAGCTCAAAGAGCTGGATCACTCCCCCACCATTGAGGTCATCGTGGATCCAGAAGACATTGATTATGACGAAGCTTCGGAGCAAGCACGCCGCGACGCGAAGGCTGTTGACCTCGTCTGCCAGACGCTCGAAGGCTACGCAATGCGCGACCCCAAGGGCGCACCGCACAAGCTCTTCATCCACTTCTTCGAATCTCCGGTAGAAATTCTTGGCGACGACAACGGCAACGTCACCGGCTTCGTCACTGAGCGCACCCAGCTCGACGGCAACGGCGGCGTTACCACCACGGGTGAAACGAAGACCTGGGATGTCCAGGCAGTTTACCGCGCAGTGGGCTACCGATCCGACGCGATCAAGGACGTTCCCTTCGACGATCTCAACGCCGTCATCCCTAATGACGAAGGCCACGTGCTCACCGAACCCAACGGCGAGATCGTCCCAGGCCTCTACGCCACTGGCTGGATTAAGCGCGGCCCCATCGGCCTCATCGGCAACACGAAGTCCGATGCAAAAGACACCACGAGCATGCTTATCGACGACTTCCACGCCGGCAAACTCACCCCCGCACCAAAACGGACAAGCGAGGAGGCGTTTAAGTTCTTCACTGAAGAAAAGGGCCTCAAAGTCACTACTTGGGAAGGCTGGCACAACCTGGATGCCGCTGAAAAGGCAGCCGGCGAGGCCGAGGGCCGCGAGCGCAAGAAGATCGTCGAATGGGACGACATGGTGCGTGCGTCCCACCCGGAGTATGAGATTTAA
- a CDS encoding glutamate ABC transporter substrate-binding protein has product MAARTWRFSRTVRHRGLTAAGIVVALATFSACTSPPQTAPTSTDLTNSPSRKDAKRNVETNKDSDALNRAGFPLPPEARLDRAGIPPAQEEATLSWAGSLRPDNATAEERVPEIFKRGRIIVGVDQAQNLLSFRDTTTGELKGFEVDLAREISRDIFGDPNRVDFRFVESSMRTEFLENNDVDIVVRTMSVTKERLDKVQFSTPYLSSSVRLMVPKSQDVDGLAGLEPGATICVAGGTSVLDVARREAPTHPILRTRTWPDCLMALQQFQVGAIMSDETILAGSAVQDPLTRISEESYGAEQIYAVGIAKGNDGLVRQVNSTIERIRSDGTWDTMFSTWLGPHIANRPTPPARYREED; this is encoded by the coding sequence ATGGCCGCACGAACATGGCGATTTAGCCGCACAGTCCGCCACCGGGGACTTACCGCCGCCGGAATCGTGGTGGCCCTTGCAACCTTCAGCGCTTGCACGTCCCCGCCGCAGACGGCTCCCACCAGCACAGATCTGACCAATTCGCCCTCACGCAAAGACGCGAAGCGCAACGTCGAAACTAATAAGGATTCTGATGCCTTGAATCGTGCCGGGTTCCCGCTGCCCCCGGAGGCGCGACTGGACAGAGCAGGCATCCCGCCAGCGCAAGAAGAAGCCACGTTGAGCTGGGCGGGGTCGCTTCGGCCCGATAACGCGACGGCTGAGGAACGCGTGCCAGAAATTTTCAAGCGCGGCCGAATCATCGTGGGCGTGGACCAAGCTCAAAACCTGTTGAGCTTCCGCGACACCACAACGGGTGAGCTCAAAGGGTTTGAAGTTGACCTGGCGCGGGAGATCTCCCGCGATATCTTCGGCGACCCTAACCGCGTGGATTTCCGCTTCGTGGAATCATCCATGCGCACCGAGTTTCTTGAAAACAATGACGTGGACATCGTTGTGCGTACCATGTCCGTCACCAAAGAACGCCTGGACAAAGTGCAGTTCTCCACCCCGTACTTAAGCTCCTCTGTGCGCCTCATGGTGCCTAAGTCCCAGGACGTGGACGGACTCGCCGGCTTGGAACCCGGCGCGACGATCTGCGTGGCCGGCGGCACCAGCGTCTTAGACGTCGCACGCCGTGAAGCACCAACGCACCCCATCCTGCGCACCCGCACGTGGCCCGACTGTCTCATGGCACTTCAACAATTCCAAGTCGGCGCCATCATGTCCGACGAAACGATCCTGGCCGGTTCCGCGGTCCAAGACCCACTCACCCGAATTTCCGAGGAGAGCTACGGCGCTGAGCAGATCTACGCCGTGGGCATTGCCAAAGGAAACGACGGCCTAGTGCGCCAGGTCAACTCCACCATCGAACGCATCCGTTCCGACGGCACGTGGGACACCATGTTCAGCACCTGGCTTGGCCCCCACATTGCAAACCGCCCCACCCCACCCGCACGCTACCGGGAGGAGGACTAA